The proteins below are encoded in one region of Pelecanus crispus isolate bPelCri1 chromosome 4, bPelCri1.pri, whole genome shotgun sequence:
- the CCNI gene encoding cyclin-I isoform X5, which produces MKFSGPLESQRLSLLLETAISREAQMWKAHVPKIQPNQDVAISPKQRDEVIQWLAKLKYQFHLYPETLALAISLLDRFLAAVKARPKYLNCIAISCFFLAAKTIEEDERIPVLKVLARDSFCGCSPAEIRRMEKIILDKLNWDLHMATPLDFLHIFHAVAVSNRPQLLTILPKLSPSQHVAALTKQLLHCMACYQLLQFKGSMLALAIVSLELEKLLPDWLALIIELLQKAQMDSSQLIHCRELVAHHLSTLQSSLLPNSVYVYSPLQHTLVTCNRGAFKCQPSSVPGPGFSKDNGRPEVPVTGTAALYQRLPAPSGCKQASAKRKVEEMEVDDFYDGIKRLYNEDIAPEVVALENMGSVCGADVSRQEGNVSPCPPLQPVSVM; this is translated from the exons GATGTAGCCATTTCTCCAAAGCAGAGGGATGAGGTCATTCAGTGGCTGGCCAAGCTCAAATACCAGTTCCACCTTTATCCAGAAACGCTcgccctggccatcagccttTTGGACAGGTTTTTAGCTGCAGTAAAG GCCCGTCCAAAGTACTTGAACTGTATTGCAatcagctgcttcttccttgctGCAAAGACCATTGAGGAAGAtgag AGGATTCCAGTACTGAAGGTGTTGGCTCGGGATAGCTTTTGCGGTTGTTCTCCAGCTGAAATTCGCAGAATGGAGAAGATTATCCTGGATAAACTGAACTGGGATCTTCACATGGCAACGCCACTGGATTTCCTTCATATT TTCCACGCAGTTGCGGTGTCCAACAGGCCTCAGCTACTGACCATCCTGCCCAAGCTGAGTCCCTCTCAGCACGTGGCAGCGCTCACCAAGCAGCTGCTGCACTGCATGGCCTGTTACCAGCTGCTGCAGTTCAAGGGCTCCATGCTGGCGCTGGCCATCGTCAGCCtggagctggagaagctgctCCCCGACTGGCTGGCTCTCATCATCGAGCTGCTCCAGAAGGCACAG ATGGATAGCTCGCAGCTCATCCACTGCCGGGAGCTTGTGGCACATCACCTTTCCACTCTGCAGTCTTCTCTGCTGCCCAATTCTGTATATGTCTACAGTCCCCTCCAGCATACCCTGGTGACCTGTAACAGAGGAGCGTTCAAATGCCAGCCCTCCTCTGTCCCAGGGCCAGGTTTCTCCAAGGACAACGGCAGGCCAGAAGTGCCAGTCACAGGTACAGCCGCGCTCTACCAGCGTCTGCCAGCTCCCAGCGGTTGCAAGCAAGCCTCTGCCAAGCGTAAAGTGGAAGAGATGGAAGTGGACGACTTCTACGATGGTATCAAGCGTCTCTACAACGAAGACATAGCTCCAGAGGTAGTGGCTCTTGAAAACATGGGCTCTGTTTGTGGCGCTGATGTCTCGAGGCAGGAGGGCAACGTTTCCCCTTGTCCACCTTTACAGCCGGTGTCTGTTATGTAG